The following coding sequences lie in one Apium graveolens cultivar Ventura chromosome 3, ASM990537v1, whole genome shotgun sequence genomic window:
- the LOC141712971 gene encoding uncharacterized protein LOC141712971 isoform X1: MRAYQQIARDMQVLPNFVAILVTVFRTDLILKWFNCNCILRFWMHTWLMRKFQMNMLAKLRFHDCEKRVFEKSPISLIIERYFLSNHRHNVSTQTACWTSEHKPQTKLN; this comes from the exons ATGCGTGCTTACCAG CAAATCGCTCGAGACATGCAGGTTTTACCAAACTTTGTTGCCATTCTTGTTACAGTTTTTAGGACAGATTTAATTTTGAAATGGTTTAATTGTAATTGTATTTTGAGATTTTGGATGCATACTTGGCTGATGAGAAAATTCCAGATGAACATGCTGGCCAAACTCAG GTTCCATGATTGTGAAAAGAGAG TGTTCGAGAAATCACCGATATCCTTGAT TATCGAGAGATATTTTCTCTCAAATCATAGACACAACGTCTCAACACAAACTGCTTGCTGGACTTCTGAACACAAACCACAGACAAAGTTAAATTAG
- the LOC141712971 gene encoding uncharacterized protein LOC141712971 isoform X2 translates to MRAYQQIARDMQVLPNFVAILVTVFRTDLILKWFNCNCILRFWMHTWLMRKFQMNMLAKLRFHDCEKRVSRDIFSQIIDTTSQHKLLAGLLNTNHRQS, encoded by the exons ATGCGTGCTTACCAG CAAATCGCTCGAGACATGCAGGTTTTACCAAACTTTGTTGCCATTCTTGTTACAGTTTTTAGGACAGATTTAATTTTGAAATGGTTTAATTGTAATTGTATTTTGAGATTTTGGATGCATACTTGGCTGATGAGAAAATTCCAGATGAACATGCTGGCCAAACTCAG GTTCCATGATTGTGAAAAGAGAG TATCGAGAGATATTTTCTCTCAAATCATAGACACAACGTCTCAACACAAACTGCTTGCTGGACTTCTGAACACAAACCACAGACAAAGTTAA